From a single Sinorhizobium sp. RAC02 genomic region:
- a CDS encoding cytochrome c biogenesis CcdA family protein produces MSIADISLLSALLAGALSFLSPCVLPLVPPYLCYMAGISVDQFRGNDAVAVRRDTRGAVLLAAFFFTLGFATVFVALGAGASTIGMVLRRHLDILAQIGGVIIILMGLHFLGLLRIGLFAREARFQGGGKPATASGAYVMGLAFAFGWTPCIGPVLGTILGVAAARETVSDGAMLLAVYSLGLAVPFWIAAGFSGAFMRFLLRFRRHLGAVEKVMGVLLVLTGLAFIFGYISTVAIWFQQTFPILSQIG; encoded by the coding sequence GTGTCGATTGCCGATATTTCTCTTCTAAGTGCGCTGCTTGCCGGAGCGCTGTCGTTTCTGTCGCCCTGCGTGCTGCCGCTCGTGCCGCCCTATCTCTGTTATATGGCGGGCATTTCCGTGGATCAGTTTCGCGGCAACGACGCGGTCGCGGTCCGGCGGGATACGCGCGGGGCGGTGCTGCTGGCGGCGTTCTTCTTTACCCTGGGCTTTGCCACGGTTTTCGTGGCGCTGGGCGCCGGGGCGTCGACGATCGGCATGGTGCTGCGCCGGCATCTCGACATCCTGGCGCAGATCGGCGGCGTCATTATCATCCTGATGGGCCTGCATTTTCTGGGATTGCTGCGCATCGGGCTTTTTGCGCGCGAGGCGCGGTTCCAGGGCGGCGGCAAGCCGGCGACGGCATCGGGCGCCTATGTCATGGGACTTGCCTTCGCCTTTGGCTGGACGCCCTGCATCGGTCCCGTCCTTGGGACGATCCTCGGCGTTGCGGCCGCGCGGGAAACGGTCAGCGACGGGGCGATGCTGCTTGCCGTCTATTCGCTGGGCCTCGCCGTGCCGTTCTGGATCGCGGCCGGGTTTTCCGGCGCCTTCATGCGCTTCCTCCTGCGCTTTCGCCGGCATCTCGGCGCGGTGGAAAAGGTCATGGGCGTGCTGCTCGTCCTGACGGGCCTTGCCTTCATCTTCGGCTATATCAGCACGGTCGCCATCTGGTTCCAGCAAACGTTTCCCATTCTCTCGCAAATCGGCTAG
- the lpxI gene encoding UDP-2,3-diacylglucosamine diphosphatase LpxI (LpxI, functionally equivalent to LpxH, replaces it in LPS biosynthesis in a minority of bacteria.), translating to MADGRSEQRDRLAIIAGGGLLPRYVADAARARGENPYILALTDESGEDWSDFDHQVISIGNYAGIGAAFRAKGIGRAVLSGSVRRRPEWRDIHAPFKALLALPSVVRTLLKGGDDAVLKMVIRLIESEGVHVVGAHDIVPNLLGSEGPLGAVKPDAAAEADIAAAAAAALALGLLDVGQGAVALGGRVVALEGAEGTDAMLERVAQLRALGRISARRKGVLVKLCKPEQDLRADLPSIGVETLRRARAAGLAGVAIEAGRSLVLEREALVAEADAHGLFVTGILPGRTESQR from the coding sequence ATGGCGGACGGCCGGTCCGAGCAACGCGACCGGCTGGCGATCATCGCCGGCGGAGGGCTCCTGCCACGCTATGTCGCCGACGCGGCGCGCGCCCGTGGCGAAAATCCCTATATTCTCGCGCTCACCGATGAGTCCGGAGAGGACTGGTCCGACTTCGACCACCAGGTGATCTCGATCGGCAACTATGCCGGTATCGGCGCGGCATTCCGCGCCAAGGGCATCGGCCGCGCGGTGCTGTCCGGCTCCGTCCGCCGCCGCCCCGAATGGCGCGACATCCATGCACCGTTCAAGGCACTGCTCGCGCTGCCATCGGTTGTTCGCACGCTGTTGAAGGGCGGTGACGATGCCGTGCTCAAGATGGTCATCCGCCTGATCGAAAGCGAAGGCGTGCATGTCGTTGGTGCGCATGACATCGTGCCGAACCTCCTGGGGAGCGAAGGCCCTCTTGGCGCCGTAAAACCGGATGCAGCAGCCGAAGCCGATATTGCTGCAGCAGCAGCTGCTGCGCTGGCGCTCGGTCTGCTGGATGTGGGGCAGGGTGCTGTGGCACTTGGCGGCCGCGTAGTCGCCCTGGAAGGAGCTGAGGGCACGGACGCGATGCTGGAGCGCGTGGCGCAGTTGCGCGCCCTGGGCCGTATCTCCGCACGTCGCAAGGGCGTGCTGGTCAAGCTCTGCAAGCCCGAACAGGATCTCCGGGCCGACCTGCCGTCGATCGGTGTCGAGACGTTGCGGCGCGCCCGTGCGGCAGGTCTGGCCGGTGTCGCCATCGAGGCGGGGCGGTCGCTCGTGCTGGAGCGTGAGGCGCTTGTCGCGGAAGCCGATGCACACGGTCTTTTCGTGACCGGCATCCTGCCGGGAAGAACGGAGAGCCAGCGATGA
- the lpxB gene encoding lipid-A-disaccharide synthase: MTEAALKVGVIAGEVSGDLLGGDLIAALRKAHLGSIALVGVGGEALERQGLTSLFDFSELSIMGISQVLKRLPSLLRRIRQTADAIIAAQPDVLVIIDSPDFTHRVARRVRKALPDLPVVNYVCPSVWAWKEERAPRMRAYVDHVLALLPFEPAVMERLGGPATTYVGHRLTSDPDVQRIRAARLVRTLDASDAPLCLLLPGSRATEITRLLPVFGQAAREMTTRNPATRFALPTVPRQEALVRKLTADWPVKPQITVSTAEKWQAFAEADAAIAASGTVILELALARVPVVSTYRFDWLANLFLRKIKIWTAAIPNLIADYTVVPEYLNEQVRPGSLVRWFERLSVDTAERRAMLEGYDLVHERMRTIRPPGETGAAVILDLLATKKPGQN; encoded by the coding sequence ATGACGGAAGCTGCGCTGAAAGTCGGCGTGATTGCCGGCGAGGTATCGGGCGACCTGCTCGGCGGCGATCTGATCGCCGCCTTGCGCAAAGCCCATTTGGGTTCGATCGCGCTTGTCGGCGTCGGCGGCGAGGCGCTGGAACGGCAGGGGCTCACCTCCCTGTTCGATTTTTCCGAACTCTCCATCATGGGCATATCGCAGGTGCTGAAGCGCCTGCCATCGCTGCTGCGCCGCATTCGCCAGACGGCGGACGCCATCATCGCCGCGCAACCGGACGTGCTTGTCATCATCGACAGCCCGGATTTCACCCACCGCGTCGCGCGTCGCGTCCGCAAGGCGCTGCCGGACCTGCCGGTGGTCAATTACGTCTGCCCGAGCGTCTGGGCGTGGAAGGAGGAGCGCGCGCCACGCATGCGCGCCTATGTCGACCATGTCCTGGCGCTTCTGCCTTTCGAGCCTGCTGTCATGGAGCGCCTCGGCGGCCCGGCAACGACCTATGTCGGTCACCGGCTGACCAGCGATCCCGATGTCCAGCGGATCCGCGCAGCACGCCTGGTGCGGACGCTAGACGCTTCCGACGCACCTCTCTGCCTGCTGTTGCCTGGCTCCCGCGCCACCGAGATCACTCGCCTCCTGCCAGTCTTCGGCCAGGCAGCGCGCGAGATGACCACCCGCAATCCCGCCACCCGGTTTGCGCTGCCGACCGTGCCGCGCCAGGAAGCGCTTGTGCGCAAGTTGACGGCGGACTGGCCGGTGAAGCCGCAGATCACCGTCTCGACTGCGGAAAAGTGGCAGGCTTTCGCCGAGGCCGATGCGGCGATCGCGGCATCAGGCACCGTCATTCTCGAACTGGCGCTGGCCCGCGTGCCCGTCGTTTCCACCTACCGCTTCGACTGGCTCGCCAACCTCTTCCTTCGCAAGATCAAGATCTGGACAGCAGCGATCCCTAACCTCATTGCGGATTACACCGTCGTGCCGGAATATCTCAATGAACAGGTGCGCCCGGGCAGCCTCGTACGCTGGTTTGAACGGCTTTCCGTCGATACGGCTGAACGCCGCGCCATGCTGGAAGGCTATGATCTCGTGCATGAACGCATGCGGACCATCCGCCCGCCTGGCGAGACCGGGGCGGCGGTCATCCTCGATCTGCTCGCAACAAAAAAGCCCGGTCAAAACTGA
- the gltA gene encoding citrate synthase: MTGTSAGVSVGGKTVDLPTRSGTIGPDVIDIGTLYKNTGTFTYDPGFTSTASCESKITYIDGDEGVLLHRGYPIEQLAEHGDFLEACYLLLYGELPTKTQKDDFDYRVTHHTMVHEQMSRFFTGFRRDAHPMAVMCGCVGALSAFYHDSTDITDPHQRMVASLRMIAKMPTIAAMAYKYHIGQPFVYPKNDLDYASNFLRMCFAVPCEDYVANPVLARAMDRIFILHADHEQNASTSTVRLAGSSGANPFACIAAGIACLWGPAHGGANEAALNMLAEIGSVDRIPEYVARAKDKNDPFRLMGFGHRVYKNYDPRARIMQKTTHEVLSELGIKDDPMLEVAMELERIALTDEYFIEKKLYPNIDFYSGITLKALGFPTTMFTVLFALARTVGWIAQWNEMIEDPEQRIGRPRQLYVGEPKRDYVPVSKR; this comes from the coding sequence ATGACAGGAACTAGCGCGGGTGTGTCAGTCGGTGGCAAGACGGTGGACTTGCCGACGCGATCCGGTACGATCGGCCCCGATGTGATCGACATCGGCACGCTGTACAAGAATACCGGCACCTTCACCTACGATCCCGGCTTCACCTCCACTGCCTCGTGCGAATCGAAGATCACCTATATCGATGGCGACGAAGGCGTTCTGCTGCATCGCGGGTATCCGATCGAGCAGCTGGCCGAACACGGCGATTTCCTCGAAGCCTGCTACCTGCTGTTGTACGGCGAATTGCCGACCAAGACGCAGAAGGATGATTTCGACTACCGCGTCACGCACCACACCATGGTGCACGAGCAGATGTCGCGCTTCTTTACCGGCTTCCGCCGCGACGCGCATCCGATGGCCGTCATGTGCGGCTGTGTCGGCGCGCTGTCGGCATTCTATCACGACTCGACGGACATCACTGATCCGCACCAGCGCATGGTTGCGTCGCTGCGCATGATCGCCAAGATGCCGACGATCGCCGCCATGGCCTACAAATACCATATTGGCCAGCCCTTCGTTTACCCGAAGAACGACCTCGACTATGCGTCGAACTTCCTGCGCATGTGTTTTGCCGTGCCGTGCGAAGACTATGTGGCGAACCCGGTTCTGGCGCGCGCCATGGACCGCATCTTCATCCTGCATGCCGATCACGAGCAGAATGCATCGACCTCCACCGTGCGCCTTGCCGGTTCCTCGGGCGCCAACCCGTTCGCCTGTATCGCGGCCGGCATTGCCTGCCTCTGGGGTCCTGCCCATGGCGGCGCCAACGAAGCGGCCCTCAACATGCTCGCCGAAATCGGTTCGGTCGATCGCATTCCGGAATATGTTGCCCGCGCCAAGGATAAGAACGACCCGTTCCGCCTGATGGGCTTTGGCCACCGCGTCTACAAGAACTACGATCCTCGCGCGCGCATCATGCAGAAGACGACGCACGAGGTTCTGAGCGAGCTCGGCATCAAGGACGACCCGATGCTGGAAGTCGCGATGGAACTCGAGCGCATTGCGCTGACGGATGAGTACTTCATCGAGAAGAAGCTCTATCCGAACATCGACTTCTACTCCGGCATCACGCTGAAGGCGCTGGGCTTCCCCACCACCATGTTCACCGTGCTCTTCGCACTCGCCCGCACGGTCGGCTGGATCGCCCAGTGGAACGAGATGATCGAGGACCCGGAACAGCGCATCGGCCGTCCGCGCCAGCTCTATGTCGGCGAACCGAAGCGCGACTACGTGCCGGTTTCCAAGCGCTGA
- the pcsA gene encoding phosphatidylcholine synthase, producing the protein MKFFNYKRVPYAEIRAFSVHILTASGSFLAFLGVVAAAEHRFVDMFWWLGLALLVDGIDGPIARKVRVKEVLPNWSGDTLDNVIDHVTYVLLPAFALYQSGMIGEPWSFVAAGAIVVSSAIYYADMGMKTDEYFFSGFPVVWNMVVFTLFVIQASELTASIIVFVSVFLTFMPINFLHPVRVQRLRPINLAVFFLWSLLSGYALLLHFDTPAWVVWGVVGTGLYLYVIGAVLQAIPSLGR; encoded by the coding sequence ATGAAGTTTTTCAACTACAAGCGCGTGCCCTACGCGGAAATCCGTGCCTTTTCCGTCCATATCCTGACGGCATCCGGTTCGTTCCTCGCCTTTCTGGGTGTCGTCGCCGCCGCCGAGCATCGTTTCGTCGATATGTTCTGGTGGCTTGGCCTGGCGTTGCTCGTCGATGGTATCGACGGGCCGATCGCCCGCAAGGTGCGTGTCAAGGAAGTGCTGCCGAACTGGTCCGGCGATACGCTGGACAATGTCATCGACCACGTGACCTATGTGCTGCTGCCGGCCTTCGCGCTCTACCAGAGCGGCATGATCGGCGAGCCCTGGTCCTTCGTGGCGGCGGGCGCAATCGTGGTGTCGAGCGCGATCTACTATGCCGACATGGGCATGAAGACGGATGAGTATTTCTTCTCCGGCTTCCCGGTCGTCTGGAACATGGTGGTGTTCACGCTCTTCGTAATCCAGGCGAGCGAACTGACGGCATCGATCATCGTCTTCGTTTCCGTCTTCCTCACCTTCATGCCGATCAACTTCCTGCATCCCGTGCGGGTCCAGCGGCTTCGGCCCATCAATCTCGCCGTCTTCTTCCTGTGGTCGCTGCTCAGCGGCTATGCGCTTCTCCTGCATTTCGATACGCCGGCCTGGGTTGTCTGGGGTGTCGTGGGCACGGGTCTCTACCTCTATGTCATCGGCGCCGTGCTGCAGGCGATTCCGAGCCTCGGCCGGTAA
- the lexA gene encoding transcriptional repressor LexA: protein MLTRKQQELLLFIHERMKESGIPPSFDEMKDALDLASKSGIHRLITALEERGFIRRLPNRARALEVIKLPEAYSPSLQPRRGFSPSVIEGSLGKQPVPAAPPQRTSSQADMPSSVSVPVMGRIAAGVPISAIQNNTHEITVPAEMIGGGEHYALEVKGDSMIEAGILDGDTVIIRNANTANPGEIVVALVDDEEATLKRFRRKGASIALEAANPAYETRIFGPDRVKIQGKLVGLIRRYH, encoded by the coding sequence ATGTTGACACGTAAGCAACAGGAACTTCTCTTGTTCATCCATGAACGGATGAAGGAATCCGGCATACCGCCGTCGTTCGATGAAATGAAGGATGCTCTGGATCTCGCCTCGAAATCGGGTATTCACCGGCTCATCACGGCGCTTGAAGAGCGTGGCTTCATCCGGCGATTGCCAAACCGCGCCCGCGCCCTAGAAGTGATCAAACTTCCGGAGGCCTATTCGCCCAGCCTTCAGCCGCGGCGCGGTTTCTCCCCATCGGTCATCGAAGGAAGCCTTGGCAAGCAGCCGGTGCCGGCCGCTCCGCCCCAGCGGACGTCGAGCCAGGCAGACATGCCCTCCTCCGTTTCCGTGCCGGTCATGGGACGCATCGCCGCGGGTGTGCCCATCTCGGCGATCCAGAACAATACCCATGAAATCACCGTGCCGGCCGAAATGATCGGTGGCGGGGAGCATTATGCGCTGGAGGTCAAGGGCGATTCGATGATCGAGGCCGGCATCCTCGACGGTGACACCGTCATCATTCGCAATGCGAACACTGCCAATCCCGGTGAAATCGTCGTGGCGCTGGTCGATGACGAGGAAGCGACGCTGAAGCGCTTCCGCCGCAAGGGCGCATCCATCGCGCTTGAGGCCGCCAATCCGGCCTATGAAACCCGTATTTTCGGACCGGACCGCGTCAAGATTCAGGGCAAGCTCGTCGGGCTTATTCGCCGCTACCATTAA
- a CDS encoding UbiH/UbiF family hydroxylase codes for MRQFDIAIVGAGLAGSLAALALSDSGRSIALIAPPTRTKDGRTTALMDQSIAFLKTLGLWDDLARHAAALETMQILDGTSRLLRAPPVAFRASEVDLPAFGYNIPNAPFLDILDARIAADGNIVRLEDGVTAANSFETGIELALDSGERVTAALVVGADGRKSRIRDGAGISVRTWSYPQSALVLNFAHERPHGNVSTEFHTESGPFTQVPLPSRRSSLVWVLPPKEANRLCELSVADLSRAVEERMQSMLGKVTVEGSAQSFPLSGMTANHFGKGRFVLVGEAAHAFPPIGAQGLNLSLRDIMALKDLIGIDEPANYGGVGDRFDRKRQADIRSRTVSVDLLNRSLLSDFLPVQFLRSAGLHLLSALGPLRSIVMREGIEPLGSLKAFRENLRERVARKQA; via the coding sequence ATGAGACAGTTCGATATCGCGATTGTCGGCGCCGGCCTGGCCGGCAGCCTGGCGGCTCTAGCGCTTTCCGATTCGGGCCGCAGCATCGCGCTGATCGCCCCGCCCACGCGCACCAAAGACGGCCGCACCACAGCCCTCATGGACCAGTCCATCGCCTTCCTGAAGACACTCGGTCTTTGGGATGACCTCGCGCGCCATGCCGCCGCGCTCGAAACCATGCAGATCCTTGACGGCACGTCGCGCCTCCTGCGTGCCCCGCCGGTCGCTTTCCGCGCCAGCGAGGTCGACCTGCCGGCTTTCGGCTACAACATTCCGAATGCGCCATTCCTCGACATTCTCGATGCGCGCATCGCCGCCGACGGCAATATCGTGCGCCTGGAGGACGGTGTCACCGCCGCCAACAGCTTCGAAACCGGTATCGAATTGGCTCTCGACAGCGGCGAACGCGTGACCGCCGCCCTCGTCGTTGGTGCGGATGGCAGGAAATCGCGCATCCGCGACGGCGCCGGAATCAGCGTGCGCACCTGGTCCTATCCGCAATCCGCCCTCGTGCTCAATTTTGCTCATGAGCGGCCGCACGGCAATGTCTCGACGGAATTCCACACGGAAAGCGGCCCCTTCACGCAGGTTCCCCTGCCCAGCCGCCGCTCCAGCCTGGTCTGGGTGCTGCCGCCGAAGGAGGCGAACCGCCTGTGCGAACTCTCCGTCGCCGATCTCAGCCGCGCCGTCGAGGAGCGCATGCAATCCATGCTCGGCAAGGTCACGGTGGAAGGCAGTGCCCAGAGTTTTCCGCTTTCCGGCATGACGGCCAATCATTTCGGCAAGGGCCGTTTCGTGCTGGTCGGCGAGGCCGCGCACGCCTTTCCGCCGATCGGCGCCCAGGGCCTCAATCTCAGCTTGCGCGACATCATGGCGCTGAAAGATCTCATCGGAATTGATGAGCCGGCAAACTATGGTGGCGTGGGTGATCGATTTGACCGCAAGCGGCAGGCCGATATCCGCTCCCGCACGGTCAGTGTCGACCTGCTGAACCGTTCCCTGCTTTCCGATTTCCTGCCCGTGCAGTTCCTGCGCTCGGCCGGCCTTCACCTGCTTTCCGCGCTCGGGCCGTTGCGCAGCATCGTCATGCGCGAGGGCATTGAGCCGCTCGGCTCGCTGAAGGCCTTTCGCGAAAACCTACGGGAACGGGTCGCCCGCAAGCAGGCCTGA
- a CDS encoding AEC family transporter, whose translation MADIVGLVLPFFGMILLGYVVARITKQPVEALGWLNTFIIYIALPALFFKLVAKTPIEQLTRVDFIIANISATYLVFGLIFAVGLWLRRATIGEATIQGLAAAYGNIGYMGPGLALLAFGEPAAVPVALVFCFENMLHFMVAPALMAVAGGEKQPALQIAVGVLRKIVTHPFIIATAAGFVAAFAGFEAPAPLQRLIDYLAQAAAPCALFAMGVTLALRPLKRVPVEIGYIVPAKLLLLPVTMYLVLGFAGNFDPVWVFTAVLLAALPTATNVFVIGQQYGVWQERASATILITTVLSVATVTILLYLIKSGLLAGDPFP comes from the coding sequence ATGGCGGACATCGTCGGACTCGTCCTGCCGTTCTTCGGCATGATCCTGCTGGGCTATGTGGTCGCCCGGATCACCAAGCAGCCGGTCGAAGCGCTTGGCTGGCTCAACACTTTCATCATCTATATCGCGCTGCCGGCGCTGTTCTTCAAACTGGTCGCAAAAACGCCGATCGAGCAGCTGACGCGCGTCGATTTCATCATCGCCAACATCAGCGCGACCTATTTGGTTTTTGGACTGATCTTCGCCGTCGGTCTCTGGCTGCGCCGCGCCACTATCGGCGAGGCGACGATCCAGGGGCTTGCTGCCGCCTATGGCAATATCGGCTATATGGGGCCGGGGCTGGCGCTGCTCGCCTTCGGCGAGCCGGCGGCCGTGCCGGTGGCGCTGGTCTTCTGCTTCGAGAACATGCTGCATTTCATGGTGGCACCGGCGCTGATGGCCGTTGCTGGCGGCGAGAAACAGCCGGCACTCCAGATTGCCGTCGGAGTGTTGCGCAAGATCGTCACGCACCCGTTCATCATCGCGACGGCGGCCGGGTTCGTCGCGGCCTTTGCCGGGTTCGAGGCGCCGGCGCCGCTGCAGCGGTTGATTGATTATCTGGCGCAGGCCGCAGCACCCTGCGCGCTCTTTGCCATGGGCGTAACACTGGCGCTGCGGCCGCTGAAGCGGGTGCCGGTGGAGATCGGCTATATCGTGCCGGCGAAATTGCTGCTGCTGCCGGTGACAATGTATCTGGTGCTCGGCTTTGCCGGCAATTTCGATCCGGTCTGGGTGTTCACGGCCGTGCTTCTGGCAGCGCTGCCGACGGCCACGAACGTCTTTGTCATCGGCCAGCAATATGGCGTGTGGCAGGAGCGGGCGTCGGCGACCATTCTTATCACCACCGTGCTGTCCGTCGCCACGGTGACGATCCTACTCTATCTCATCAAATCAGGCCTGCTTGCGGGCGACCCGTTCCCGTAG
- a CDS encoding ComEC/Rec2 family competence protein, with translation MGRIDIAERRTASEADAWHGVPTDDSRELAPLDKPRRPAFVLLLRAIGRLRERLAGRQTVAAAFAEERAHGHFLLFVPVFLGTGAALWFSAALDPSPYALILLVCAALWPALRLRHRESLVALAAGAAFLVPLGMLLAAGETARLGTVILDAPVTTEVRGRVLSRESDDRGAVRYRIALETTREPTLKRAPDVVTLLARSRHEPIAIGGGIGGRARLGPPSGPALAGLNDFTLDAYFAGTGAVGYFYSAPTTVTTNAPGLYDRIRQRIAAWRNNLTEHIRGRIGGDAGAIAAALVTAEQRAIGDDTVEALRQAGLAHVLAISGLNMVLAAGTFLVGARMLMALIPGFAERYPAKKFAAVGALVMVTLYILVSGGAISAVRSWIMICVMLVAVLFGRAAISLRNVAISAILILLVTPSAVTNPGFQMSYAATLGLVAGYAAWRERPIQRESRGGPFALFGGAAGRFIGGLILSSLIGGFATLVYSIGHFHRIPAYGLAGNLLAMPVISTIVMPFGLIAVLLMPFGLDAIPFAIMGKGIEWMITLSTWVAGWKGEIVTGRIPATAFLLIGIGSGLVCLLRTRLRHAGTLLVVVGILVACWPAGGTRPEILVSEDGRLVAILRGEKAATNRARPPDFIYAQWRRALRLETLLKPELRKTSGLTVNIEKEDPATTARQKRPRREADRQKAKAAMAAAFDTARTHDSFICETKAFCAAISPSGWRIVALEDLAFLGTACDGADLVIVPVAIRLEACRSGARLITVRHLRQTGALEIQPAADPANSALSDALFTPAVETLHRPWSRHRTYDWRSGTYEASG, from the coding sequence ATGGGCAGGATCGACATCGCGGAACGACGGACGGCGTCCGAGGCTGATGCCTGGCACGGCGTGCCCACCGACGATTCCCGAGAGCTCGCGCCGCTCGACAAGCCGCGCCGGCCGGCTTTTGTTCTTCTCCTGCGTGCCATCGGCCGCCTGCGCGAACGCCTTGCCGGACGGCAAACGGTGGCAGCCGCCTTTGCCGAGGAACGCGCACACGGCCATTTCCTCCTTTTCGTTCCCGTCTTCCTCGGCACGGGCGCCGCGCTCTGGTTTTCCGCAGCGTTGGATCCGTCGCCCTATGCGTTGATCCTGCTTGTCTGTGCGGCGCTCTGGCCCGCCTTGCGGCTGCGGCATCGTGAAAGCCTCGTGGCGCTCGCGGCGGGGGCTGCATTCCTCGTTCCGCTCGGTATGCTGCTTGCGGCCGGAGAAACCGCCCGCCTTGGCACCGTCATCCTGGATGCGCCGGTGACCACGGAGGTGAGGGGGCGCGTCCTGTCTCGCGAGAGCGACGACCGCGGTGCAGTCCGCTATCGCATTGCGCTCGAAACGACGCGCGAGCCCACCCTGAAGCGCGCACCCGACGTGGTGACACTGCTTGCCCGAAGCCGGCATGAGCCGATCGCCATCGGCGGCGGCATTGGGGGACGCGCACGCCTTGGCCCGCCGTCCGGTCCCGCATTGGCCGGGCTCAACGACTTCACCTTGGATGCCTATTTCGCCGGCACCGGCGCCGTTGGCTACTTTTACAGCGCGCCGACCACCGTGACGACAAACGCGCCCGGCCTCTACGACAGAATACGGCAACGGATCGCCGCCTGGAGAAACAACCTCACCGAGCATATTCGGGGCCGCATCGGCGGCGATGCGGGGGCCATTGCCGCGGCCCTTGTCACTGCCGAGCAGCGAGCAATTGGCGACGACACGGTGGAAGCGCTGCGACAGGCGGGCCTTGCCCATGTCCTTGCCATTTCCGGGCTGAACATGGTGCTCGCCGCCGGAACCTTCCTCGTCGGTGCGCGCATGCTGATGGCGCTGATACCGGGTTTTGCCGAGCGCTACCCCGCGAAGAAGTTCGCGGCCGTCGGCGCCCTGGTTATGGTGACGCTCTATATTCTCGTTTCGGGTGGCGCGATTTCGGCCGTGCGCTCCTGGATCATGATCTGCGTGATGCTCGTCGCCGTGTTGTTCGGGCGCGCGGCCATCAGCCTGCGCAACGTGGCGATCTCGGCCATCCTCATCCTGCTGGTCACGCCCTCTGCCGTGACGAATCCCGGTTTTCAGATGTCCTATGCCGCAACGCTGGGCCTCGTGGCCGGCTACGCCGCGTGGCGCGAGCGTCCGATCCAGCGCGAAAGCCGGGGAGGGCCGTTTGCGCTGTTCGGCGGCGCTGCCGGCCGCTTCATCGGCGGGCTCATCCTCTCCTCGCTGATCGGCGGCTTTGCGACGCTGGTCTACTCCATTGGCCATTTTCACCGAATCCCAGCCTATGGGCTTGCCGGCAACCTGCTGGCCATGCCGGTGATCAGCACCATCGTCATGCCCTTCGGTCTGATCGCCGTGCTTTTGATGCCCTTTGGCCTCGATGCCATTCCCTTCGCGATCATGGGCAAAGGCATCGAGTGGATGATCACGCTGTCGACATGGGTAGCCGGCTGGAAGGGCGAGATCGTCACCGGCCGCATCCCTGCAACCGCCTTCTTGCTCATCGGCATCGGCAGCGGCCTCGTCTGCCTCCTGCGCACCCGACTGCGCCATGCCGGCACGCTTCTCGTCGTCGTCGGAATCCTTGTCGCCTGCTGGCCCGCTGGAGGCACAAGGCCGGAGATTCTCGTGTCGGAAGATGGCCGCCTGGTCGCCATTCTGCGTGGCGAGAAAGCAGCGACCAACCGCGCACGGCCACCGGATTTCATCTATGCGCAATGGCGGCGCGCCCTTCGCCTCGAAACACTGCTGAAACCCGAGCTACGCAAGACGAGCGGCCTGACAGTCAACATCGAGAAGGAGGACCCTGCCACTACGGCCAGGCAGAAACGACCCCGCCGCGAAGCCGACCGACAGAAGGCCAAGGCGGCCATGGCCGCAGCATTCGATACAGCCCGCACTCACGACAGCTTCATCTGCGAGACAAAAGCCTTCTGTGCCGCCATTTCCCCCAGCGGTTGGCGCATCGTGGCGCTGGAGGACCTCGCCTTCCTCGGTACGGCCTGCGACGGTGCAGACCTCGTCATCGTGCCCGTCGCAATCCGTTTGGAAGCTTGCCGTTCAGGTGCACGCCTCATCACGGTTCGCCATCTGAGGCAAACCGGCGCCCTGGAAATCCAGCCGGCGGCCGATCCCGCAAACTCTGCCCTCTCCGACGCCCTTTTCACCCCGGCTGTTGAAACGCTTCATCGCCCCTGGTCACGACACCGCACCTATGATTGGCGTAGTGGTACCTATGAAGCGAGCGGATGA